AGAGGATCTAattaagcttgttttgcgAGCACGACCCTTGATTCATGATGTCGATAATTGAATAGGTCAATGTCGGGTGTTTACAGTACCTTGTAACGTAATCGGCCATTGAGTCGGCCAGGCAATTAAGCCGGCCACCTTTGCCAAGATCACACCTCATTCCACCTCTCATCTAATGTCTCAACAACCTGATCTTAGATTACTTCCTCGTGAGGATAGGATAATCCTTGCTATTCAAGCTATGAAATCTGACGCGTTAATAAGCTAAcagcgcgctgctgctatctatAACGTTCCTCAATTAACCCTCCAAGACCGACGCGCCAAAACCACCTCACAACGCAATTCCCACCACAGCagattaaggcttactaagCCTGAAGAGGAGGTGGTTATACAATACATAAGGAAGCTTAACGCGCAAGGCTTTGCCCCTACGCTAAGCTACGTACGTAAAATAGCTAATTAACTGCTAGCTGCCTATAGTGGTAGTAAGGTTAGAGAAAAATAGGCCAGGCACCTTGTAAACCAGAAGCCTGAGATTAAGTCTCAGGTAACTAGACAGCGCGATTACCAGAGAGTCTTATGCAGTAatctagctattattagcCCCTAGTTTAACCTTATACGCAACGTTAAAGCCAaatatagcatctaggaccaagatacctacaactttaacaagactgGCTTCCAGATGGGTGTTAGAGGGTCTGTCAAGGTAGTAACAGCGTCTGAGAGGCGTCTTAAGCCACTTGGAGTCCAGCCTGGCAACCGTGAGTGGGCAACGTTAATTGCCGCGATCAACGCCATAGGGTAGGTTATCCCACCCTTCTTCATCTTTAAAGCAAAGAACTATAACCAGGCCTAGTATTACAACCTAAAGGATTAGCGTATTAGTGTCAGCAAGAATGGCTGGACAACAAATaaactaggcctagagtgGCTGAAGCACTTTATCCAGCATATAACAGCCCGGACAGTAGGTAGCTACCAGCTGCTGATTATTAATGGCTATAAGAGCCACAAGTTGCTTGCCTTCCAGGATCTGTGTAAGGAAAACAAaattattactctctgtaTGCCTCCTTACACCTCCTATATCCTACAGCCACTTAATGTGGGCTGTTTTGCCCCATTAAAACGAGCATATAAGACAGAAATTAATGTCTTAGTAAACAGCCACGTCACTCACATTAACAAGAAAGCATTCTTGGCTGCCTTTAATCAGGTGTTTAATAAGGCGTttttatctaataatatctaaTTAAGCTTCCAAGCAACAGGCTTGGTTCTAGACAACCTAGAGGTGgtgctattaaagcttaaaGTGAAGCCTCGTACGCTAACACCACCTTTACCAGGGCCTACTACCTAGCAACCTAGAACACCAAGCAACGCTGCTGAAATATTAGCTCAATTAACGCTGATATCTGACCGGATTAGGCGGCACCACAGTTCATCTCCAGCTTTAATTATTGAGATGGTGCAGCAGTTCAAAAAGGGAGCTAATATGATGGTGCATTCCCAGGTGCTTATAGCAGCTAAGAtagttaagctttaagcagtaaataaaGCTGCTTTTAAGCATAAAGTACGTAAAAGGAAGCAGATCTAGTATAGAGGAACCCTATCACAGCAAGAGGCAGAGGAAATAATAGCTGCACAAGAGGTGGTGGtgcaggcagaggcagagaggCGTAAGGAGAGGGTGCGAACAGGTGGTAGTAGAGAGGGTTCTCGACGCTGTGGGATGTGTGGTCAGGCTGGGCACAATAAGCGCACATGTAAGCAAGATACTGTAGACAGAGTAGATTAATTTAACGTACTGTAAGCTACAGCACGACGTTGTAGTGTTGAGTTATCTGCGTGTTAAGGTGGGTGGCTGCATAAGGTGGCCGGCTTAATTGCCTGGCCGACTCAATGGCCGATTACGTTATAGGATTTTGGAAGTCTTCAGATCTACATCCCACGAGCACCGCGACGCCGAGGCGTAATTTTTTCGATTCAAGGAGATTCGGTTGATATACATTTCTGTCTGATGTCTCAATCGTACCTCGAAGGTATAGAGAAAGTGTTCCATCGCACCATTGAACCGACAATATTCTCAGTGTTCATCGCGGAATTAAAGGTAACGAGGGCATTCTCTGTTACAGGCTACCTTCCAGTCAGGCACCAGCGCCCGGCTGATCCAGCTTCTTGAACAGCTCGGGATGATCCATCGCGTACTGCACGCCAGCAGCCCAATGATACAACTTGGCTGCAATTACGTACCCCTCCTTCGCCCACCCCTCCAGCTTCTCATAGAGCTCCGCCAACGGTACATTCACCCTCAGAATATCCTCTCCTTCGTCCAAATGCTGCTCCGGCTCCGGCTCACCCTCCTTCAAATGCACCTCCATCATGCAAAGACACATGTTCGCATTCGTCATGCCTGGATCCGCTGCCACCGCGGGACTCGTGCTCACTACTTTGCCGCGGTACCCCGTCTCTTCGTACAGCTCGCGTACAGCGGCTTCCTCTGGCTGCTCATTCGCGTCGATGAGGCCCGCGGGCCACTCGACCGTCGTGGCCTCCACGGGCGGCCGGAACTGCAGGACTACGATCGTAGACGGCGGCTTGGATGGGTGGTAGATGATGTTGCCCATGGCAACGGCGTCGACACCCGCTTTGCCGCGCGTCTTGCGCGTCGCGACTTCCCATACTCGCGACGTGCCTTTGGCGTCGATGTAGTCGATTTTTTGCAGCTTGACCCATTTGGCGTCTGAGGAGGAGAGGTCCGTAAATGCAGTCACGCGGGCTTTGCTTTTGCTGGCCATGATGTGTATTTTTGTTTGGAAGGGGGTTGTTAGCTTGGTTCAACGAGGAAGGAAGGTGAGTCAGGGTTGGAAGGCTGAAAGGTTATGGTGTTAAAGTCGTGATGTAGCAAGTGGGATGAGTCGGCGTGCGAACGCCGATGACGTAACTGGATTAGGTTTACGGGGATTGCGGTGAGCTAGAACGCGCTCGCCAGACTCACTCTTCCGAAGAGAAGAGCGAACCGTCTACATTGCTGCAAGATCCTGCGAATTAGAGCATACATGGAGTGTTCATCCTTGAACCTCGAGATCTGACTAGCTCCCAAGACGTTAGTGGCGGGAACTAATCGCGTAACGTCACATTGAATTGACGGCGACCGCTCCTTGATAAGCATCAACGCTTCGAGTTCGTTGTACCCAAATCTCTGCATTTTCTTGTCACGTTATTTGCTGCTCACGTTCTCGTCAGCTTCAAAGAGCTATTGTCCACAATCATGATACCCGCACGTGCCTTTTCCAGTTCCATCTTGAAGACAGCAACGAGGCGGCAGTTTTCGTCAAGCATAAGGCGAGATGCAGACTTCACACATGCTGTAATTGGCGGTGGTGTAGTCGGACTAGCTATTGCTCGAAAGCTGCAAGAGAGAGATGGCGCATCGACTGTTCTGATTGAAAAGCATGGGTCCGTCGGTACAGAAACGAGTTCAAGAAACAGCGAGGTAATGTGAGCTCAACAACCCGGTCTGGGGACCTAGCACCAGCACTGAATCTTCTATCAGGAGTTGACAATCCTCAGGTCATACATGCGGGTCTCTATTACGGCACCTCCTCCCTCAAAACCAAGCTTTGCCTAAGGGGCAAGGAGATGATGTACGACCTTTGCCAAAAACATTCCGTACCACACCGTAACACGGGAAAGTGGATCGTTGCTCAAGACTCTGCTCAACTCGATGCAATCACCAAAGTCCACGAGTTCGCTTCCAGCGTTGGTGTGCCTACGCGCTTCCTCTCCACCAAAGAAGCAAAAGAGCGAGAACCAGACGTCCGGGCCGAGGCTGGCGTGCTTGAGAGCTCGTCGACCGGAATCGTTGATTCGCACAGCCTGATGCAGTTTCTAGAAGGCGATTTCCAGAATAAGGACGGAGTCTGCGCATTTCAAAGTGCGGTGGTGAATGTGGAAGCCGTCGACGCCGGCCGCGGAGGATGGGAGATCACGACCCGCAGCCCAGATGGCGAGGAGACGACAATAACAGCCGAAACACTGGTCAACTCTGCGGGTCTGTACGCTGTGGCAATATCAAACATGATCCTGCCCTCGGACCGGCAAAGAAAAGCCTTCTACGCAAAAGGAAGCTATTTCAGCTACTCCTCCTCGCGGCCCAAACCCAGCACGCTCATCTACCCAGCCCCCGTACCCGGCCATGGCGGCCTGGGAACACATCTCACTCTCGACATGGGCGGCCGCGTCCGCTTCGGGCCAGATGTAGAGTGGACGGATTCGCCGACTGACTACACCCCGAATTCCAAGAACCTCGCCGCCGCGATAGATGACATTCAGACCTACCTGCCCGGCATCGACCGGTCGGCAATCGCACCAGACTATGTGGGGATACGACCGAAACTGGGAAAGTTGGCAGCAACGAGCGACAAAGATTTTCAAGACTTCTATATTGAGAGAGAAGCCGGTTACCACGGATTCGTGAACTTGCTTGCAATAGAAAGTCCGGGACTCACGAGTAGTCTAGCGATTGCGGAGGAGGTGGAGAGGTTGTTGTATGGGTAGAACAGGCATGTCTCTTGGATAGTGTAACGGAACTCACAGAAGTGGGACTTGAGCTGAGATGAGTCTGGAGGTGTGAACTCTTCGATTGTCGGCCACCCGAGGTTGGATCTTGCAGGACAAAAAGGGCTCCTGTGGGATCCAGCTTCTATCACGAGGACGCTGGTACCTGAAGATGCGGAAGCGCACAACTACGAAAGCTACTACAACATTTCCACAAACAGCGGTCATGCACGCAAATTGATAAGCAAGCACTGAGCCTGTGGTGGGATATTGGAAATTGGATCAAGCTTCACCTCACCGAACGCAGCGATACGTGGTCAGTGTGAGGATGCAGAGTAGATTCTGGCTGGAATGAGAGTACATGAAAAAGCAACGAGATACAACCGGGATGCGATGCAAGTCTGGTGTTTCGTGCTTTCAGTGCCAAGATCGCGATTACTTACCACTCACCCACCAGGAAGATCCCCGCCTCTCGGCGCCACAGAGGCGATCACCCGAGGGGGAAATCAACAGTTTTGAGAACGAGTTGCCTCATGCGGCATGTTGCGACCGGAAGTCGCAAGGTCAAAACTCGTGAACCAAGATCTGTGGTGTGGGAACCATGGAAGCGTGCAAGAAAAGTACCTACTGCGTTGGTGGTTGGTGTGGGGTACGCCAGCCACTGCGTACCGGTACCAGGGTTGCTGAAGGGCTGGAAAAGAGGAAAAGAGTCGGGCGTGCCCGAAGTTTGCCGTGATAGGATTCCCCAGGTGGAGAGGATGCCGTCGGAGCCGTGGGCCGTCGAATGAACCATGTGCAGACAGTTGCAGTCGCCGGTGCACCGGGCTTTGTTGGTTTTCTCCATGGCTGTCGAAACAGTTCACGTGGCTGCAGAGACAAGACACGAGGGGGCACAAACGACAAACGTGACACGACGACGCACCCCGCACGTCGAAGACGAGCTGCCACCATTCGTCACCAAGTCCAACGGCAAGGCGAGACGGCGTTATGATGGTTGAAGATGCTCACAGGTCTAGACGGGCCGACGGACGCATAGATGATTGGCGCAGGGGCGCGAGCCGCATGACGAGAGACGGCTCCTTTCGAGAGGAGGCCGCGCCCAGAGGCGTGCGATCCTGCTTTCTCAGGCACCTGCCACTCTGGCTGTGCTGCAGCTGTTCTTGCCTTGTCCTCAGCCCATTCTCCGTACCCTTCCAGCCGTAATGTTTGGTGTGTAACGTAGGCAAGGTAGTTGACGCTCGGTGCGGTGCATGTGAGCCATCTGAACGCCCGCGGCGAAGCGAGACATGGACAGCAAGAGAGGTCCCATGGCCGACCTCGAACAGGCGCCGCATCCATGGCACCAGCAGCCTAACATTGCGAACCTGTCGCCTGCCTCTTTCACGGCGCAGAAGCTGGTAGATAGCAGCCTCCCTCACACAGCACAGCGCGCAGCCACTGACACGCCCAGCAACATGCAACCCCAGAGCACCTCTACCTCACCTCAAGGCGCTTCTTCATCGGCCCTATCCCCGTACGCTGCCCCACGCCCTTCTTGATGCATGCGCTCATTCACAGCTACAGACCGCATGGCTGAGCAAACACCGTCGCGATTGGTACAAGCACCATCTGCGCATCACCTACTCGACACGCGCCGCCACCTTCTCGTCCGACCCCCGTGAAGCGCGCCAACGACGTCTGAGTGGAGCTGAAGGACCCAGCTCCTCTGCCCTCTTCCAACACAGCTTCCCTCAGCCCGACGAGCTCCACGCAGAAGAGGAAGACGGCACCCAGCGTGTGGAGGCAAGTGGAGCGAATGGCGCCTCAGCAGCGAGCACCAGCACGCCTCAGAAAAAGCTTGTCGTGATAGGcaacgaagacgaagagtTCGTGGACGCGCATTCTGAGCCCGAAGATGTCCATGACGACGACTTGCACCTATACACGCACGAGGAGGGCGACTTCGACCCCAGCAAGCCGCAGCTGCCGCATCGATCGAGCACCAAGTCCTACGTTACGGCTTCTTCTATGCCCAACACTGCAGACAGCAACGCCGAGGTGGACTCCGAGGACGACGATGCTGAGACACCGCGCGCAGAAGAGCCAACACAACCCCAGATGAGTGGTCTGCAGGTATTGACCAGTGAGGAGGAGTCAGGACGGAAGTCGTTGAGCAAGCAGCCATTGTCTGCCAGCACGAGCCATGGTGTGGCAGTATCTACTACGAGGGGAGCGTCCTCGGTAGATGCTGACTCCACTTCGTCTCTGCTGCGCAAAGCTGACTTGAACAAGGCGCCGGCCCCCATTGATTCTGAAGTCGCTCCCTCGCCTTCTGCCAGGGGCATCCTTGCCAGGATGAAGAGACGGTCGACTGTGGGCCTGTCCAAATCAGACTCGTCAGACGGCCCTGACGCACCTACACAGGACCTGACGCGCAAAGGATCTAATTTGCGCAACCTTGTCAAGTTCGATGTGCCTGAGGACTCCAAGCGGCAAGCAGTCCATTTCAAGGCCAAGAAAGCACAGATGACCATCCAGCGAGCGGGCACAAGGCTGCGACGGAAGAGCATCAAGGACGGTTTGGTAGTGAAGATGGAACGCATGCTTGTGCGCGTCGATGCCGCCAGCGAAGTGCCGGAGGACTTTGACGAGAACGTAAACCAGCGAGTCGTCTCGAGAGTCAAGGATAAGTGGCGGGAATATATGATAGTGTGCAGACACAGTCACACGGATGAGGCTGACTTCTTGCTGCAACTCTATCAGACTCGGGTATGGTTTTTTTTTCCTGACTTGTAGCCGCCTTCGTGCTAATCGTTGCAGGTCATTCCTGAAATCGAACAGAGCGGCGCAGGCAAACGCGCAGCTTATGAGATCCCTCTCGGCCGCAAGACGAGCAAAATCAATCTCTACTCGTCCCTTGACAAATCTATAGTGGTGTCGATGCCCGGTCCCAAGGGTACCCTGATCTTCATCATGCAAGCAAGAACTGCTTCCAACGCAGTCGAATGGTACACGTTCCTGCGCAACATTCTCGGCTGGCGCCGTGCTTCCGAGCTTCAAGTTAACATTCCGGATATGAGTCTCAGCGTACGGATAGCTAACCCTTTTGAAAAATTGGAAGCCTCGCAGAACAAAGTTCAAGAAGCAGAAAACACCGAGGAGGCCATCTTGAAGACCATGCAAGAAGAGCAAGCTGTCGCGCAAGCGCTGATCCGGCAGTGTCTTGATCAATTGAAAGAAGCGCCGGAGTGGGCAACTGTGCTTGAAGCCTGGATGAACGAACAGAGGATAGGACTGGTCTGGAAGCGCTATGATCGTCTGGAGTGGATCCATGGAGCCAACGAGCGTAAGATGTATGGCACTATTGCCATGCTCAAGTCCCACGATCTCGAGCTGCGACCAAAGACGCATTACCCCACAACAGTAATCACTCGTAAGAAGCAAAAGACATTGACGGAGCCTGTGCCCGTCGAGGGCTTCCTCATCAGGCTGACCGGTCAACGTGGAAGGGCGAAGCGCATGGGACTTATGTACCATAAGCAACTGTACTTCGCCAGCCACGACCACTTTCTTGTGTTCTCGCGGCCAACCAAAGCGACTCCGCCCCCACCACCTAGACTTCCCATGTCTGAGAACTCGGCTGTTCCTACGTCGCAGGCGATTCAGGACGCTACACCGGACAACTGGGCAGTCAATCCTTACCCCGTGAAGGACAAACAGATTGAATGGTTGCTCGAAGGCCACTCCGGAACCTCCGAGACCAGGAGATTACATGATGAGGATGCGGCCGACGAGTCAGAACGAAAGGAAAACAACCTCCTCAATTGCGACGGTTACATCAACATGGCTGATATCGTCAAAGTTCGTAAGGCGAAGCTAGGCGCTAGCCCAGTGGATGAAGATATTGAGCCCGGATCGGATGTTGATTTTGACGAGGATGTCGACATGGACGATTCGAGAGGCGAGGACGGTGCCACAAGTGATCTCGATTTGGAACGTGCCTTCGAGCTGGTAATGAAGAACGGCTTGGTCATCCGCCTGCAAGCCGCCGACAAAGCTCGCCGAAAGCAATGGATCAATCACCTCCGTGCCCTTGCGAAGTACTGGAAACATCGCACAGCATCTGACATCACCCTCTACAAATCAACACGCGCTCGCAATCTTAGCGCTCTCAACATTGACGAGGAGGGCGAAGCGTACATCGGTCAGTTTGCGCGGAAATGGGAAGTAAAGCAGTCCTTTGCCTCACCGCAGCTTTACAACATGTGCGGCATCGCCTGCTGCCGGAACATCCACATGAGTGGTACGCTGTACCGCAAACCCCGTATTCACGCTCCTTTTACCCGCTGCGGCGTCATGCTCGCGGCTGGCACCCTGCTCATCTTTCGCGACGTCTTGCGTAGTCGCGTTGGCAAACAACTGTCGCACATTCACCACGAGCGCATCGCGAATCTCGATCTGAGGGATTGCTACATCTACTCCGGTCTTCTCACTGAATCAGATCTACTGTACCAAAATCAGACCTTTGACGCCAACAAGCCGGGCCATCACGCACTGCCTCGTATCTACCTCGAAGACGGCGGGACAAGCACAGACGAAGATGTCATGACGACGTTTGTCATCTGGCACGGCAAAGCCAAGTCATGGTTCAGGGCGGAAGAAGGGGCTGGGGGTGGGGGCGAGAAGGAGAGGAAAGAGGGAAAGAGAACCAAGCTCAAGAGAGTCGCAAAGCTGGGATCCAAAGGCAGGAGTGTGGTGTTCAGAGCGAGGTCCCGGGCAGAGAGGGATCACTGGGTGCTTGCTATCCAGAACGAGATTGAGCGATGTCAAGACCGAGACAGTGATTTCCGCATCGAAGAAGCGACGCAGACGGCGAAGTAGGTGGTAATgtctttttcttccctctaaATCCGCAGGGCGTTTATGAGGGGGTCGCAGAGACGTGCGTGGTTTTGGGTTGGCATCATCGGCATCATTGGCATCATTGGCATCAGTATACCTTCAACCTACACAGTACATACTCTTAATACCATTCCCATCCTATTCCAACGTCCTCTCACCACAGACAAGTCTCAAACACTTGTTCTAGATGGCCATACTCCAGCCGTCGGTTCGGCTCTCGAATCGTCGGTCGGCCCGAGGAGTAAGGCGATGGGTGTGGGTAGGAGATGTTGTGTCTAAGCTTCACAGGGTAGTATACTGATGGGTGGTTGCTGCGAACGCAGCGTTTTCAAATAAGTTCGATGGGATGGGCGGGAGGAGAGGGGATGGCAGGTGGAGCTGTGCTGGAGGGTTGAATAGCCATCTACCTGAATGTATGAGGAGTTGGGTAGGGAGGGACACGCGGCATCACGTAGCATGCAGAGAAGAGGGGGGTCGATTTTAGTTCGTTCTATTTCCGTTGCGCTTGGTTAGCTACGTGGTTCCTGGCTGACTTGGTCTTCTCCTCTCCTGGGAGGGAGCCGGCCTGGACGAGGGCGTCTGATGCTCGAGGGGCTTGCTCGTGGCGATGTCGGTCTGCGCTTGTATCTTGAGTTCGTGGCGCTTCTGCACTCTTTGATGTGTGCTTGCTACCGTGCACAGCGCGAGTCGTTTGCCTACAACAGGGCCATGAAGCCGGCGACAATGCCCATGCCGAGCAGCGCGCTGCCGGTGACCTTGCCTGCGCCGTTGACGGGTACTTGGCTGACGGaagcagatgcagatgcagtTGCGGAAGTCTTGTTCTTGGCGGTGGTACTCACGACGGGCTCAGATGAAGAAGCTGTGGCGGTGACGATGACGGTTGAGGTGCCGTTGGCTGGGACGCCAGTAGGGATCTCAACAGCAGTGCTGTTCTGCGGGAAGATGACTCTAGTCGTGCTGCCCTCCCACAGGGTGACGGGGACAAAGGTCTGGCTGGCGGTCACGTACAGCGACGCCTCGGAGGTAGTCGTCGGCTCGACGGGAGGAGGCGCATAGCCGGTCTTGGTGACCTCGGCGGTGCTGTTGACGGTGTCGCTCGTG
The window above is part of the Ascochyta rabiei chromosome 1, complete sequence genome. Proteins encoded here:
- a CDS encoding ADP-ribose diphosphatase, with protein sequence MASKSKARVTAFTDLSSSDAKWVKLQKIDYIDAKGTSRVWEVATRKTRGKAGVDAVAMGNIIYHPSKPPSTIVVLQFRPPVEATTVEWPAGLIDANEQPEEAAVRELYEETGYRGKVVSTSPAVAADPGMTNANMCLCMMEVHLKEGEPEPEQHLDEGEDILRVNVPLAELYEKLEGWAKEGYVIAAKLYHWAAGVQYAMDHPELFKKLDQPGAGA